A single genomic interval of Antarcticibacterium arcticum harbors:
- a CDS encoding zinc-dependent metalloprotease: protein MTKQFSSKLLLVALSLSVSGCAIFQPKAKKAPAGTTESAAPKDKNGIKPYNQVITKNAKSDPGLFTVHKIDETYFYEIPDSLFNREMLTVTRIAKTATGIGFGGGKQNTEVHKWERKNNTILLRTVSHEIYAADSLPIHEAVVNSNFEPIVQSFGIKAIKKDSVSTNYVIEVTDLYTKDVMTLGLPDRARKQYKVTRLDDSRSYIDTIRSYPENIEIRHVKTYNAGEPPSNASTGSISLEFSNSMILLPKIPMERRYFDQRVGWFARGQTDYGLPNQEAKTVRYLDRWRLEVKDEDIEKFKRGELVEPKKQIVYYVDRATPKQWVPFIKQGIEDWQVAFEAAGFKNAIIAKDPPTKAEDPDWSPEDVRYSVVRYLASPIPNANGPHVSDPRSGEILESDINWYHNVMTLLRNWFFVQTAAINEDARGVQFKDETMGRLIRFVSSHEVGHTLGLPHNMGSSVAYPVEKLRDPAFTKEFGTAPSIMDYARFNYIAQPGDGDVALMPEIGVYDKYSIAWGYRPILDKYGKAEKPVLDQWILEHAGDPMYRFGRQQGGVIDPSSQTEDLGDDAMLASQYGIANLKRIVPNLVEWTAEDGKNYDDLETMYGQVLGQYNRYMGHVAANIGGVYEIYKAYDQEGAVYTHVDTETQKKAMNFLQKELFETPEWLIDQDIFNKIEFDGNMERVRGFQERTLANILDFGRMARLIENSEINGRNAYSLINMMTDVRTGIWSELNRGGAIDTYRRNLQRAYLSRMEYLMTEEQPSRSGWGSAGSRIDVAQSDIRPVVRGELTNLQRNIRSAVNRTSDQLTRYHLQDALKRIDLILDPIAKG from the coding sequence CACCCAAAGACAAAAATGGTATTAAACCGTACAACCAGGTTATTACCAAAAATGCAAAATCAGATCCCGGATTATTCACAGTTCATAAAATAGATGAAACCTATTTTTATGAAATCCCGGATAGCTTATTTAACCGTGAAATGCTTACAGTAACCAGAATAGCCAAGACTGCTACAGGAATTGGCTTTGGGGGTGGTAAGCAAAATACAGAAGTTCATAAATGGGAAAGGAAAAACAATACCATTTTGCTAAGAACAGTATCCCACGAAATATATGCTGCCGATTCTCTTCCTATTCATGAGGCAGTGGTAAATTCCAATTTTGAACCAATAGTTCAGTCTTTTGGTATTAAAGCGATCAAAAAGGATTCAGTTAGTACAAATTACGTAATCGAGGTAACAGATCTTTATACGAAAGATGTAATGACACTGGGCCTTCCGGACCGGGCAAGAAAACAATATAAAGTAACCAGGCTGGATGACAGCAGGTCATATATTGACACCATACGTAGCTACCCGGAGAATATCGAGATACGCCACGTAAAAACATATAATGCAGGAGAGCCACCTTCAAACGCCAGTACGGGTTCCATTTCCCTGGAATTTAGTAATTCAATGATCCTGCTTCCAAAAATACCTATGGAGCGAAGATACTTTGATCAACGTGTAGGATGGTTTGCCCGCGGTCAAACAGATTATGGATTGCCAAATCAGGAAGCCAAAACAGTAAGATATCTTGATAGATGGAGACTTGAAGTGAAGGATGAAGATATTGAGAAATTCAAAAGAGGGGAACTGGTTGAGCCCAAGAAACAAATTGTATATTATGTAGACAGGGCCACTCCAAAACAATGGGTTCCATTTATCAAGCAGGGAATCGAGGACTGGCAGGTAGCATTTGAAGCCGCAGGATTTAAAAATGCTATTATAGCAAAAGATCCTCCTACCAAGGCCGAAGATCCGGACTGGAGTCCGGAAGATGTGCGATATTCTGTTGTACGTTACCTTGCATCACCTATTCCAAATGCAAATGGACCTCATGTAAGTGATCCACGTTCCGGTGAGATCCTTGAGTCAGATATCAATTGGTACCATAATGTAATGACCCTTTTAAGAAATTGGTTTTTTGTACAAACCGCGGCAATCAATGAAGATGCCCGTGGGGTCCAGTTCAAAGATGAAACTATGGGTAGGTTAATTAGGTTTGTATCATCTCATGAAGTAGGACATACACTAGGATTACCTCATAACATGGGAAGCAGTGTAGCTTACCCGGTAGAAAAATTAAGAGACCCGGCTTTTACCAAAGAATTTGGAACAGCACCTTCCATAATGGATTATGCCCGTTTCAACTATATCGCACAACCGGGAGATGGAGATGTTGCTTTAATGCCTGAAATAGGTGTCTATGATAAATATTCTATTGCCTGGGGTTATCGCCCAATTCTTGATAAATATGGTAAAGCTGAAAAACCTGTTCTGGATCAATGGATCCTGGAACATGCAGGAGATCCCATGTATAGATTTGGAAGACAACAGGGTGGAGTAATTGACCCTAGCTCTCAAACCGAAGATCTTGGAGATGATGCTATGCTTGCCAGCCAATATGGGATTGCCAACCTAAAGCGAATTGTACCCAATCTTGTAGAATGGACGGCAGAAGATGGAAAGAATTATGACGATCTTGAAACTATGTACGGGCAGGTACTTGGACAGTACAACCGTTATATGGGCCACGTTGCGGCAAATATTGGAGGGGTTTATGAAATTTACAAGGCTTATGACCAGGAGGGCGCAGTTTATACCCATGTGGATACCGAAACTCAGAAGAAAGCAATGAACTTCCTTCAGAAAGAACTTTTTGAAACGCCGGAATGGTTGATAGACCAGGACATTTTCAACAAAATTGAATTCGATGGAAATATGGAACGGGTAAGAGGTTTTCAGGAAAGAACCCTGGCAAACATACTTGACTTCGGGAGAATGGCAAGACTCATTGAAAATAGTGAGATAAATGGCCGTAACGCTTATTCCTTGATCAATATGATGACCGATGTAAGGACCGGAATCTGGAGCGAGTTGAACCGTGGGGGAGCAATAGATACCTACCGCAGAAATCTTCAACGGGCATATCTTTCCAGAATGGAATATTTAATGACAGAGGAACAACCCTCCCGCAGTGGATGGGGTTCTGCAGGCTCGAGGATTGATGTTGCACAAAGTGATATAAGGCCTGTAGTAAGAGGAGAATTGACCAACTTGCAGCGTAATATAAGAAGCGCAGTAAACAGGACCAGTGATCAATTGACACGATACCATTTACAGGATGCCCTTAAGCGAATAGACCTTATTTTGGATCCAATCGCAAAAGGATAA